A genome region from Clostridia bacterium includes the following:
- the yyaC gene encoding spore protease YyaC translates to MRVKNLTLAKFVFSEKRRAKGIARFSRGHTFDMRKETVVICIGSDKVSGDMLGPLVGSALREDYDLPVPVYGAVGESVNGVNLDSYVKMIKKRHAGSALIAVDAALGKESDVGKIRLKRGGVKAGGALNRKSDAVGDLGIVGIVAKESDPKDVVSALLAVPFEFVSEIAATIARAINAVLGGV, encoded by the coding sequence TTGAGAGTAAAAAACCTCACTCTTGCAAAGTTCGTATTTTCGGAAAAACGCAGGGCGAAAGGTATTGCTCGGTTTTCGCGCGGTCATACTTTTGATATGAGAAAAGAAACGGTTGTGATCTGTATCGGGAGCGACAAGGTGTCGGGCGATATGCTCGGACCTCTCGTCGGTAGCGCGCTTCGGGAGGACTACGATCTGCCCGTCCCCGTCTACGGCGCGGTCGGCGAAAGCGTAAACGGCGTTAATCTCGATTCCTACGTCAAAATGATCAAAAAGCGTCACGCGGGTTCCGCTTTGATCGCGGTGGACGCCGCGCTCGGGAAAGAATCGGACGTCGGGAAGATCCGCCTCAAAAGAGGGGGCGTAAAGGCGGGCGGCGCGCTGAATCGGAAATCGGATGCGGTCGGAGATCTCGGGATCGTCGGGATCGTCGCGAAAGAGAGCGATCCGAAGGACGTGGTCTCCGCGCTTCTCGCGGTTCCGTTCGAATTCGTTTCAGAGATCGCGGCGACGATCGCGCGAGCGATCAACGCGGTCCTCGGCGGCGTGTAA
- the ftsH gene encoding ATP-dependent zinc metalloprotease FtsH: MFRSKASRTASVIITIILCIVLVVILVELFVQHPEELSYDEFFKKLGDGKVKSVYVEGNYKMNVLYVGTKSKSISNNPDAFVYVPNRSDPIDKIYEYVDEGRAAAVPAIVYNDPSKNSIWISLLPFVIGIVLVGVLLFILNRQNMSANNKAMSFGATKARVTGNVKERFSDVAGAEEEKEELKEIVEFLRAPAKFQEVGARIPKGVLLVGPPGTGKTLFAKAVAGEAGVPFFSISGSDFVEMFVGVGASRVRDLFIQAKKNMPCIVFIDEIDAVGRQRGAGLGGGHDEREQTLNQLLVQMDGFEPNDGVIVMAATNRADILDPALLRPGRFDRQIYVNAPDVKGREEIMRVHSRNKPLSGDIDFKTVARLTIGFTGADIANLLNEAAILAARANRRVILMQDILEGINKVIMGPQKKSRVVTETDKRITAYHESGHAIVAKVLENCDEVQEVSIIPRGMAAGYTLTRPETDDNHVTKNKLLDEICMMLGGRAAEEIVIKDISTGASNDIQRASSIARSMVSEWGMSDVIGNMYLGSDREVFIGKTYGQHSDVSETMSGVVDDEIKKIIDEAYKRALGILSRHREIMEKMVTLLYEKETIFKDEVDALFEGASVEEILKKDKTEKKEPSASAETLVPPVEIVPEKAEEEPIALPAEEETVLSADPADEPTEKKDKE, translated from the coding sequence ATGTTCAGAAGCAAGGCGTCAAGGACGGCAAGCGTCATTATAACGATCATCCTTTGCATCGTGCTCGTCGTGATTCTCGTGGAGCTGTTCGTCCAGCATCCCGAAGAGCTTTCGTACGACGAATTTTTCAAGAAACTCGGCGATGGAAAGGTCAAAAGCGTATACGTCGAAGGCAATTACAAAATGAACGTGCTGTACGTCGGCACGAAGTCGAAGTCCATTTCCAACAATCCGGACGCATTCGTCTACGTCCCGAATCGTTCCGACCCGATCGACAAGATCTATGAGTACGTGGATGAAGGAAGGGCGGCGGCGGTCCCCGCGATCGTCTATAACGATCCCTCGAAAAACAGCATTTGGATCTCCCTTTTGCCTTTCGTCATCGGGATCGTCCTCGTCGGCGTCTTGCTCTTTATTTTGAATCGACAGAATATGAGCGCGAATAACAAAGCGATGAGTTTCGGCGCGACCAAAGCGCGCGTTACGGGCAACGTAAAAGAGAGATTTTCGGACGTAGCCGGCGCGGAAGAGGAAAAGGAAGAGCTGAAAGAGATCGTGGAGTTTCTGCGCGCTCCCGCGAAATTCCAAGAAGTCGGCGCAAGGATTCCGAAAGGCGTTTTGCTCGTCGGTCCTCCGGGAACGGGTAAGACCTTGTTCGCGAAAGCGGTCGCGGGCGAAGCGGGCGTCCCGTTTTTCAGCATAAGCGGCAGTGATTTCGTCGAGATGTTCGTCGGCGTGGGCGCGTCTCGCGTGCGCGATCTTTTCATTCAAGCGAAAAAGAATATGCCGTGTATCGTCTTTATCGACGAGATCGATGCGGTCGGCAGACAGCGCGGCGCGGGTCTCGGCGGCGGCCATGACGAGAGAGAGCAGACTTTGAACCAACTCCTCGTCCAAATGGACGGCTTCGAGCCGAACGACGGCGTCATCGTCATGGCGGCGACCAACCGCGCGGATATTTTGGATCCCGCGCTTCTCCGTCCGGGCAGATTCGATCGTCAGATCTACGTCAACGCGCCCGACGTCAAAGGAAGAGAAGAAATTATGCGCGTCCATTCGCGCAATAAGCCCCTTTCGGGCGATATCGATTTCAAGACCGTCGCGAGGCTGACGATCGGCTTTACGGGCGCGGACATCGCGAACCTTTTGAACGAAGCCGCGATCCTCGCCGCGAGAGCGAACCGCCGCGTGATCTTGATGCAGGATATCCTCGAAGGGATCAACAAGGTCATTATGGGCCCGCAAAAGAAGAGCCGCGTCGTTACCGAGACGGATAAGCGCATTACCGCCTATCACGAAAGCGGTCACGCGATCGTCGCGAAGGTCCTCGAAAACTGCGACGAGGTTCAGGAAGTCTCGATCATCCCTCGCGGAATGGCGGCAGGCTACACGCTGACGCGCCCCGAAACGGACGACAATCACGTTACGAAGAATAAGCTCCTCGACGAGATTTGCATGATGCTCGGCGGCAGGGCGGCGGAAGAGATCGTCATAAAGGACATTTCGACCGGCGCGAGCAACGATATCCAGCGCGCGTCCTCGATCGCCCGTTCGATGGTCTCCGAATGGGGTATGAGCGACGTGATCGGGAATATGTACCTCGGAAGCGACCGCGAGGTCTTCATCGGAAAGACCTACGGGCAGCATAGCGACGTCAGCGAGACGATGTCCGGCGTCGTGGATGACGAGATCAAAAAGATCATCGACGAAGCCTATAAGCGCGCGCTCGGCATTTTGAGCCGCCACCGCGAAATTATGGAAAAGATGGTCACCCTTCTTTACGAAAAGGAAACGATCTTCAAGGACGAAGTGGACGCCTTGTTCGAGGGCGCGTCGGTCGAAGAGATCCTGAAAAAAGATAAGACCGAGAAGAAAGAACCGTCCGCATCTGCGGAAACCCTCGTTCCTCCCGTCGAGATCGTCCCCGAAAAAGCGGAAGAGGAGCCGATTGCGCTTCCCGCGGAAGAGGAAACCGTTCTTTCCGCCGATCCCGCGGACGAACCGACCGAGAAGAAAGACAAAGAATAA